One segment of Synergistota bacterium DNA contains the following:
- a CDS encoding MBL fold metallo-hydrolase, whose protein sequence is MRVELTFLIENRVSKSPYGVVGRHGLSVFLEVEDGFNILYDVGPSFDALLHNAYLLKKDIRKINTIVISHGHYDHANDLIQILRFIGEKEFPIVIHPLAFDRKASIRMNSTENDLSDMGVQLIKKDSPFMIREGIWFSGTIPRLEGNPIHPVRDDKGMVIDSVPDDTSLYIEGKEGLIVLSGCGHSGVINIIEHGKKVLGVEKVHALIGGFHGLGQPEESIRKTVDYLSREEIDVLAPCHCSGSLIYRLFEFKGFVDAKVGTHLSFELKI, encoded by the coding sequence GTGAGGGTGGAATTGACTTTTCTTATTGAAAACAGGGTAAGTAAGTCTCCATATGGTGTAGTGGGAAGGCATGGATTATCTGTGTTCCTTGAAGTGGAGGACGGGTTTAATATCCTTTATGATGTTGGACCAAGCTTTGATGCTCTTCTACACAATGCTTATCTCTTGAAAAAAGATATTAGAAAAATAAACACGATAGTTATATCTCATGGTCATTATGATCATGCGAATGATCTTATTCAAATCTTACGGTTTATAGGGGAAAAGGAGTTCCCTATCGTTATACATCCTCTCGCTTTTGATAGGAAAGCTTCCATAAGGATGAACTCAACGGAGAACGACCTTAGTGATATGGGGGTTCAGTTAATTAAGAAAGATTCCCCCTTTATGATTAGAGAGGGAATCTGGTTTTCCGGAACTATTCCAAGGTTAGAAGGCAATCCGATACATCCGGTTAGGGATGATAAGGGTATGGTTATAGATAGCGTTCCGGATGATACTTCCCTGTACATAGAAGGTAAAGAGGGACTTATAGTTCTTTCAGGGTGTGGTCATAGTGGAGTCATAAATATCATCGAGCATGGCAAGAAGGTATTGGGCGTTGAAAAAGTTCATGCGCTTATTGGAGGATTTCATGGTTTAGGACAGCCCGAGGAGAGTATAAGAAAGACGGTAGATTATCTATCACGTGAGGAAATAGACGTTCTCGCTCCATGTCATTGCTCTGGATCTCTCATATACAGGCTATTTGAGTTTAAAGGGTTTGTTGACGCTAAGGTGGGAACCCATCTTAGCTTTGAACTTAAGATTTAA
- a CDS encoding threonine ammonia-lyase, giving the protein MISLKDVKEARERIGKFVHKTPIDSSKTLSLLSGCDIYLKLENLQKTGSYKVRGAFNKVLKLKEKGIKNGVIAASAGNHAQGVAYAASKSRLPSVIVMPETAPISKISATKSYGAEVVLWGEDFDSSYTKAIEISKERHLTFIHAFDDPDIIAGQGTIALEIIESLDDLDLVIAPIGGGGLISGISLAIKESKPNTRVIGVQAEGAASMYLSIKEGKPIKIERVNTIADGIAVRKPGEITFNIIQKYVDDIVLVSDEEIASAILFLIERAKLIAEAAGAVGVAAAISGKIPLKGAKTLIVISGGNIDVNMMARLIERGLIKTGRLLKFSTTLPDRPGALAGLLNIVARERGNVISISHDRINLRVRPAEAEVSVTIETSGEEHIRKILKSLKDNGYKIKLEW; this is encoded by the coding sequence TTGATTTCGCTCAAAGATGTTAAGGAAGCACGGGAACGTATAGGGAAATTCGTACATAAAACCCCTATAGATTCTTCTAAAACGCTCAGTCTCCTTTCGGGATGCGATATCTATCTCAAGTTAGAAAACCTTCAGAAAACGGGTTCCTATAAGGTTAGAGGAGCATTTAACAAGGTGTTAAAGCTCAAAGAAAAGGGGATTAAGAACGGTGTAATAGCAGCTTCGGCAGGAAATCATGCTCAAGGTGTAGCTTATGCAGCCTCTAAGAGCAGATTACCATCGGTAATAGTTATGCCAGAAACCGCTCCGATATCAAAGATTTCTGCAACGAAAAGTTATGGAGCTGAAGTCGTCCTCTGGGGAGAAGATTTCGACTCATCTTATACCAAAGCTATCGAAATATCCAAGGAGCGACATTTAACCTTCATCCACGCTTTCGATGATCCAGATATTATAGCGGGGCAGGGAACCATAGCCTTGGAAATTATAGAGAGCTTGGATGACCTCGACCTTGTAATAGCACCTATCGGCGGTGGAGGATTAATTTCAGGTATAAGTTTAGCTATAAAGGAATCCAAACCAAACACGAGAGTAATAGGAGTCCAAGCCGAAGGAGCAGCTTCCATGTATCTCTCCATCAAAGAGGGAAAACCGATAAAAATAGAACGCGTTAATACCATAGCAGATGGAATAGCAGTTAGAAAACCTGGGGAAATCACCTTCAACATTATTCAAAAATACGTGGATGATATAGTGCTCGTATCCGACGAGGAAATAGCCTCTGCAATCCTCTTCCTTATAGAGAGGGCTAAGCTTATCGCTGAAGCTGCGGGAGCAGTAGGTGTGGCAGCAGCCATCAGCGGGAAAATCCCTTTGAAGGGAGCTAAAACACTCATAGTAATAAGCGGAGGAAACATAGATGTGAATATGATGGCACGTCTTATAGAGAGAGGTTTAATAAAAACAGGGAGACTCCTTAAGTTCTCCACCACCCTACCTGATAGACCTGGGGCTCTGGCAGGTTTACTCAACATAGTAGCAAGAGAGCGCGGTAATGTGATATCTATAAGCCACGACAGGATAAACTTGAGAGTTAGACCTGCTGAAGCAGAAGTAAGTGTAACGATAGAGACATCTGGAGAGGAGCACATAAGAAAGATATTAAAAAGCCTTAAAGATAACGGATATAAAATAAAGCTCGAGTGGTGA
- a CDS encoding RidA family protein: MRRRISTNLAPQAIGPYSQAIACGDFLFVSEQIAIDPSSGRLIEGDIKDQTRRVLENIKAIVEAAGGKMSDIVKTTCFLANLEDFKAFNEAYAEFFNEDPPARTTVEVSSLPKEALIGIDAIAYIREK, encoded by the coding sequence GTGAGAAGAAGAATTTCAACAAACTTAGCTCCTCAAGCTATAGGGCCTTATAGCCAAGCAATAGCTTGTGGAGATTTCCTTTTCGTTTCCGAGCAAATAGCTATAGATCCTTCAAGCGGTAGACTTATCGAAGGAGATATAAAGGATCAGACAAGGAGGGTTCTGGAAAACATAAAAGCTATAGTTGAAGCGGCAGGCGGGAAGATGAGTGATATTGTGAAAACCACGTGCTTTCTCGCTAACTTAGAGGATTTCAAGGCGTTTAACGAAGCCTATGCTGAGTTCTTCAACGAAGATCCTCCCGCCCGCACAACAGTAGAAGTAAGCTCTCTACCAAAGGAAGCACTTATAGGGATAGATGCTATAGCCTATATTAGAGAAAAGTGA
- a CDS encoding aminotransferase class I/II-fold pyridoxal phosphate-dependent enzyme, with amino-acid sequence MLLETESILSIIEEFEKGKPIVMPIYPSAVYEFLKEEEELNIIWRKETGYRYGRWSNPTVRALEKKMAQMERCEDGLCFSSGMGGITATLFAFLSEGGKMLIIKEVYGDTLSFVREFLPRCGVEIYVHSIEERDEIDRRIDEGLDLLYLESPTNPTLRVIDIKNITMKAKAKGIKVVVDNTFATPINQKPRLFGADVIVHSATKYLGGHNDTMGGIVVGSREDISKIWVIRRLFGNLMSPFDAYLILRGIKTLALRVEKQNESAMKLAKWLEKHPKIRKVFYPGLESHPDYEIAKAQMRGFGGMIAFDIDTNADGAAYFMDSLKLIRKAPSLGSVESIATRPAFTSHRNLSKEEKERLGITETLIRLSVGIENVEDLKEDIDRALKDV; translated from the coding sequence TTGCTTTTAGAAACTGAATCCATACTTTCAATTATTGAAGAATTTGAAAAAGGAAAACCTATAGTCATGCCTATTTATCCATCTGCGGTATATGAGTTCCTAAAAGAGGAAGAAGAACTAAACATAATCTGGAGGAAGGAAACCGGCTACAGATATGGCAGGTGGAGCAACCCTACCGTTAGAGCCCTCGAGAAGAAAATGGCACAGATGGAAAGATGCGAAGATGGGTTATGCTTCTCATCTGGTATGGGAGGCATAACAGCTACCCTTTTTGCTTTCCTAAGCGAAGGTGGAAAAATGCTTATAATAAAGGAAGTTTACGGCGATACACTGAGTTTTGTCAGAGAGTTCCTCCCGAGATGCGGAGTTGAAATATATGTGCACTCCATAGAGGAAAGAGATGAAATAGATAGAAGAATTGATGAAGGGTTAGACCTTCTATATCTTGAAAGTCCCACTAACCCCACTCTTAGAGTGATAGATATCAAAAACATAACGATGAAAGCTAAGGCGAAGGGTATAAAGGTGGTAGTCGACAACACGTTTGCAACGCCCATAAACCAGAAACCTCGCCTTTTTGGAGCCGATGTAATAGTTCACAGTGCTACGAAATACTTAGGTGGGCATAACGATACCATGGGAGGAATAGTCGTTGGGAGCAGAGAAGATATATCCAAGATATGGGTTATAAGGAGATTATTTGGCAATCTTATGAGTCCTTTCGATGCCTATCTCATTTTAAGAGGGATCAAGACCTTAGCCCTGAGAGTGGAGAAGCAAAATGAAAGCGCCATGAAATTAGCCAAATGGTTGGAGAAACACCCGAAAATAAGAAAGGTATTCTACCCAGGGCTTGAGTCCCATCCCGATTATGAGATAGCCAAAGCTCAGATGAGAGGCTTTGGGGGAATGATAGCCTTTGACATAGATACAAATGCAGATGGAGCAGCATACTTTATGGACTCGCTTAAGCTTATAAGAAAAGCACCAAGTTTAGGATCGGTTGAATCCATAGCCACGCGTCCCGCCTTTACCTCCCATCGAAATCTCTCGAAGGAGGAAAAGGAACGACTTGGAATAACTGAAACGCTTATAAGACTATCCGTTGGAATCGAAAATGTCGAAGATCTCAAGGAAGACATAGATAGAGCCCTTAAAGATGTTTAG
- a CDS encoding DMT family transporter — protein MFSEGVILGFATAAFWGASPILYRWGGENLSSVEINFVRTVGAFASVIIVNLIMNSWKLIIVQVPFWVWGLFCVSLLFGLFIGDSLFFSGIKLIGVGRCTVISSSYPLTTMLFASIFLNEKMSFKFLIAGLIIVLGVYLLYDEESPTGNPKDMAIKGYILSLGVSLSWGLSLALIKIISDYFSPVSFMTWRVGILLIITLVSMGFKFRKLSPALKKPKNWFILGMAGTVGIGVSYLTFVRALQLAPVSQIGIITGTSPLLTTLLAALFYHEKITLRSGLGSGLIIAGGLLASI, from the coding sequence ATGTTTAGCGAAGGCGTAATCTTAGGATTTGCTACTGCGGCCTTTTGGGGAGCTTCTCCTATACTCTATCGCTGGGGAGGAGAGAATCTATCCTCAGTTGAGATAAACTTCGTCAGAACTGTGGGAGCTTTCGCTTCCGTGATAATCGTTAATCTCATCATGAACTCCTGGAAACTTATAATAGTACAAGTTCCTTTTTGGGTATGGGGATTATTCTGTGTTTCCCTCTTATTCGGGCTATTTATAGGTGATAGTTTGTTTTTCAGCGGTATAAAGCTTATAGGCGTTGGAAGATGCACCGTAATAAGCTCCTCCTATCCCCTGACGACCATGCTATTTGCCTCGATATTTCTAAACGAGAAGATGAGCTTTAAGTTCTTAATAGCAGGATTAATAATAGTTTTGGGTGTCTATCTTCTATATGACGAGGAGAGCCCCACAGGAAATCCCAAAGACATGGCTATAAAAGGTTATATATTATCGTTAGGCGTTTCCTTATCATGGGGATTATCACTCGCTCTTATAAAGATTATTTCAGATTATTTTAGTCCAGTATCTTTCATGACCTGGAGAGTAGGCATACTCCTGATAATCACCCTCGTATCTATGGGCTTCAAGTTTAGAAAGCTCTCACCTGCCTTGAAAAAACCAAAGAATTGGTTTATCTTAGGAATGGCTGGTACTGTGGGAATAGGAGTCAGCTATCTTACCTTTGTTAGAGCTTTGCAGTTAGCTCCAGTCTCCCAGATAGGAATAATAACGGGAACAAGCCCACTTTTAACGACCCTTCTCGCTGCCCTCTTCTATCACGAAAAAATAACCCTAAGAAGCGGTCTTGGCAGCGGACTTATCATAGCCGGTGGGCTTCTGGCCTCGATATAA
- a CDS encoding glutamine synthetase, which produces MNRDELIEAVLKRVRDEKIRFIEIWFTDILGFLKGFTITEEELERAFTEGMGFDGSSIKGFTRIDESDMLALPDPSTFAKLPWSPEENGTARMFADILTPDMKPFEGDPRYVLKRNLERAGKMGFEFFVGPELEYFYFKNNKDTNVLDYGGYFDMIPRDEAIELRKQTVVALEAMGIEVEYAHHEVAPSQHEIDLRYKDALTMADHVMTYRFVVKEIAYRNGLYATFMPKPIFGVNGSGMHTHMSLFKDGKNAFFSTTGLYNLSDTALSFIAGLLKYSREITAITCQWVNSYKRLVPGYEAPVYITWAQKNRSDLIRVPRYKPGKEEATRIEYRSPDPACNPYLAFSVMLAAGLAGIKEGLTPPDPVEENVYEMTEEERKARGIRTLPGSLYEAITLAENSALVREALGEHVFREFIANKKMEWNSYRIRVTSYELERYLPVL; this is translated from the coding sequence GTGAATAGGGATGAGCTAATAGAAGCTGTTCTAAAGAGGGTTAGGGATGAGAAAATAAGATTTATTGAGATATGGTTCACCGACATACTTGGCTTTCTTAAGGGATTCACTATAACTGAGGAGGAACTTGAAAGAGCGTTTACAGAGGGAATGGGATTTGATGGTTCTTCCATTAAGGGCTTTACGAGAATTGACGAAAGTGATATGCTTGCCCTCCCTGATCCCTCAACTTTTGCCAAGCTACCCTGGAGTCCTGAGGAGAATGGAACTGCGAGAATGTTTGCGGATATTCTCACACCGGATATGAAGCCTTTCGAAGGTGATCCAAGGTATGTGCTTAAGAGGAACTTGGAAAGAGCCGGGAAGATGGGCTTTGAGTTCTTCGTTGGACCCGAACTTGAGTATTTCTATTTTAAAAACAACAAGGATACGAATGTTCTGGATTATGGGGGATACTTTGACATGATACCCAGGGATGAAGCTATAGAGTTGAGAAAGCAAACTGTTGTTGCCCTTGAGGCAATGGGTATAGAGGTTGAGTATGCTCATCATGAGGTAGCCCCTTCCCAGCATGAGATAGACCTTCGATACAAGGATGCCTTAACAATGGCAGACCATGTTATGACCTACAGATTTGTCGTTAAGGAGATAGCCTATAGAAATGGGCTTTACGCCACCTTCATGCCTAAGCCCATATTTGGAGTTAACGGCTCGGGAATGCACACTCATATGTCGTTGTTCAAGGATGGCAAAAACGCCTTCTTTTCAACAACGGGATTATATAACCTTTCAGATACCGCCTTGAGCTTTATAGCAGGGCTTTTAAAGTATTCCCGCGAGATCACTGCAATAACCTGTCAGTGGGTGAACTCGTATAAGAGGTTGGTTCCTGGATATGAGGCTCCGGTTTACATAACATGGGCTCAGAAAAACAGGTCTGATCTTATAAGAGTTCCTCGCTACAAGCCTGGAAAAGAGGAAGCAACGAGAATAGAGTATCGTTCTCCGGATCCTGCCTGTAATCCCTATCTTGCCTTTTCTGTTATGCTTGCTGCTGGATTGGCTGGTATAAAAGAGGGACTTACTCCGCCTGATCCTGTGGAGGAAAACGTTTATGAGATGACGGAAGAGGAAAGAAAAGCACGCGGTATAAGAACTCTCCCCGGTAGTCTTTACGAAGCCATAACGCTTGCGGAAAACAGTGCTCTCGTCAGGGAGGCTCTCGGCGAGCACGTATTTAGAGAGTTTATAGCTAATAAAAAGATGGAATGGAATAGCTATCGCATACGCGTTACGAGCTACGAGCTTGAGAGGTATCTTCCGGTACTTTAA
- a CDS encoding HDIG domain-containing protein, producing the protein MKKHLLATEAVMRALAEKLGEDKEKWALTGLLHDIDYLETKNNFSRHGYRTVEIIKKEGYDLPDDMARAIIAHAGHPEAMPETLLEKALYAVDPLTGLIVASALIHPTKKLASIDVKFVMKRFKEKRFAAGADRNQIKSCQDFGVELEDFIELGLSAMQAISEELGL; encoded by the coding sequence ATGAAAAAGCACCTTTTGGCGACGGAAGCTGTTATGAGGGCACTTGCCGAAAAGCTTGGTGAGGATAAGGAGAAATGGGCTTTAACGGGATTGCTTCATGATATCGATTACCTCGAAACTAAGAACAACTTTAGCAGGCACGGTTATAGAACCGTTGAGATAATAAAGAAGGAGGGTTATGATCTTCCAGATGATATGGCGAGAGCCATTATAGCTCACGCTGGTCATCCCGAAGCGATGCCAGAAACCCTTCTTGAAAAGGCTCTATATGCGGTAGATCCCCTAACGGGGCTTATCGTTGCGTCGGCGTTAATACACCCTACGAAAAAGTTGGCATCCATTGATGTGAAGTTTGTCATGAAGAGATTTAAGGAAAAGAGGTTTGCAGCTGGGGCTGACAGGAATCAGATAAAAAGCTGTCAGGATTTTGGTGTAGAGCTTGAAGACTTTATAGAGCTTGGATTAAGTGCTATGCAAGCTATCTCGGAGGAATTAGGGCTGTGA